In Trifolium pratense cultivar HEN17-A07 linkage group LG7, ARS_RC_1.1, whole genome shotgun sequence, a genomic segment contains:
- the LOC123896999 gene encoding snurportin-1-like, whose product MAPHDLRRPFKRPLISDQERRRQHSLLRQAQNRLDAQRHARFLVSTAFSLSSSQTLESHEKEELDVLEASKLKGAEARKWFAKQLMHPEWMIDIPQNLTNDWFVFARPSGKRCFVVSSNGTTISRLRNGSILHRFPSKLPNGARTKEVSSGSSNSYSILDCIFHEQDQTYYVIDMVCWRGYSLYDCTSEFRFFWVNSKLVETGACDPPSYYHKYRFGLVPVYSCDQSGLCSAYSVPVSYVKDGLLFYNKHAHYQAGITPLALVWKDENCSQYVMDTDNKGQVPNQQQVVLELQEDGKLATCDDPPMEFGCLDGSFIQQSDLHSGYLLRFAIGEGGLVLVDGKLGKADLKYLGKANRARASADSFSKVMFQYSVRHSPLIIDDLLGSVSSPADQESETCDVEMDG is encoded by the exons ATGGCGCCGCACGATCTCCGCCGTCCGTTCAAGCGACCCTTAATCTCCGATCAAGAGAGACGAAGACAACACTCCCTACTCCGTCAAGCACAGAATCGCCTCGACGCCCAACGCCACGCTCGTTTCTTAGTCTCCACCGCATTCTCTCTTTCATCCTCCCAAACCCTCGAATCACATGAGAAGGAAGAACTCGACGTCTTGGAAGCATCGAAGCTAAAAGGCGCTGAAGCTCGAAAATGGTTCGCTAAACAACTCATGCATCCTGAATGGATGATCGATATCCCCCAAAATCTCACCAATGATTG GTTTGTTTTTGCAAGGCCTTCTGGAAAACGGTGTTTTGTTGTTTCCAGTAACGGAACAACTATAAGCCGTTTGAGGAACGGTTCAATACTTCACCGTTTTCCTTCTAAATTGCCAAATGGGGCAAGAACAAAGGAAGTTTCTTCTGGTTCTTCCAATTCTTATTCTATACTCGACTGCATTTTCCACGAG CAGGATCAAACTTACTACGTTATTGATATGGTTTGTTGGCGTGGCTACTCACTCTATGATTGTACGTCAGAGTTTAGGTTCTTTTGGGTGAACTCTAAGCTTGTTGAGACTGGTGCTTGTGATCCTCCTTCATATTATCATAAGTATAGGTTCGGTTTAGTTCCGGTGTATAGTTGTGACCAGAGTGGTTTGTGTTCAGCTTATTCCGTGCCTGTGTCTTATGTCAAAGACGGTCTTCTATTCTATAACAA GCATGCACATTATCAGGCTGGGATTACACCATTAGCATTAGTTTGGAAGGATGAGAACTGCAGCCAATATGTTATGGACACTGACAACAAAGGACAGGTTCCTAACCAACAACAG GTGGTTTTGGAGCTTCAAGAAGATGGAAAACTGGCTACCTGCGATGATCCTCCTATGGAATTTGGCTGTTTGGATGGAAGCTTCATACAGCAG TCAGATTTGCATTCAGGGTATCTTCTACGGTTTGCAATTGGAGAGGGAGGATTGGTTTTGGTGGATGGGAAACTTGGGAAAGCTGATCTAAAGTATCTTGGCAAAGCCAATCGAGCTCGTGCCTCTGCTGATAGTTTCTCTAAG GTTATGTTCCAATATAGTGTTCGACACTCCCCCCTCataattgatgatttgttgGGTTCTGTCAGCTCCCCAGCAGATCAAGAAAGTGAAACATGCGACGTTGAGATGGATGGTTGA
- the LOC123896998 gene encoding F-box protein FBW2, with amino-acid sequence MGETCDFRSWDELIPDALGVIFTNLSLQERVTVIPRVCKSWAKAVSGPNCWQEIDIEEWSNHCQPDKLDQMLHMLINKSCGSIRKLCVSGLQTENIFTFIAENAGSLRSLRLPRSTMSDLVVEQVAGKFSMITYLDVSYCIKIGASAIETIGKNCKLLEGLCRNMHPLDTAGKPLQDDEAYAIASTMPKLKHLEMAYHRISTPGVVRILSNCPKLEFLDLRGCWGVNLDNNTPAKQSFPKLKVLGPFVLGAYESDGWDDDDYSDVSDASEYLAWDFVAGNEYYVDDDSDGYEGRIEDELEFGLYEGIEDAGMYWPPSP; translated from the exons ATGGGAGAAACTTGTGATTTTAGAAGTTGGGATGAATTGATTCCTGATGCACTAGGAGTAATCTTCACAAATCTTTCTCTACAAGAGAGAGTTACAGTGATTCCAAGGGTATGTAAATCATGGGCTAAAGCAGTATCTGGACCTAATTGTTGGCAAGAGATAGACATTGAAGAATGGAGCAACCATTGTCAACCTGATAAACTTGATCAGATGCTTCATATGCTTATCAATAAAAGTTGTGGATCTATCCGAAAGCTTTGTGTTTCTGGTCTTCAAACTGAGAACATTTTCACTTTCATTGCTGAAAA tGCTGGTTCCCTTCGTAGTTTGCGACTGCCTCGGAGCACTATGAGTGATTTAGTTGTGGAACAAGTTGCTGGAAAATTTTCTATGATAACATACTTGGATGTGAGCTATTGTATCAAAATCGGTGCTTCTGCTATTGAGACGATTGGCAAGAATTGCAAACTGTTAGAAGGGTTGTGTAGGAACATGCATCCATTAGATACAGCAGGCAAGCCATTACAAGACGATGAGGCATATGCAATTGCAAGCACAATGCCTAAGCTCAAGCATCTCGAAATGGCTTATCATAGGATCAGCACTCCTGGGGTTGTTCGAATACTTTCTAACTGTCCTAAGCTTGAATTTTTGGATCTAAGGGGATGTTGGGGTGTCAACCTAGACAACAACACGCCCGCGAAGCAGAGTTTTCCGAAACTTAAAGTTTTGGGACCTTTTGTTCTTGGTGCTTATGAGAGTGATGGTTGGGATGATGATGATTACTCAGATGTATCAGACGCTTCGGAGTATTTAGCTTGGGATTTTGTAGCTGGTAATGAATACTATGTCGATGATGATAGTGATGGTTATGAAGGGAGGATAGAAGATGAGCTTGAGTTTGGATTATATGAAGGGATAGAAGATGCTGGAATGTATTGGCCTCCATCTCCataa